Proteins encoded within one genomic window of Acidovorax sp. 107:
- a CDS encoding YegP family protein, whose protein sequence is MAAKFELKKSKNDKFVFNLLAANGQVILTSEMYESRASALGGIEAVRKNAPNDGRFGRLSAKNGAPYFTLKAGNGQVIGQSQMYSGARARDEGIESVQVHAAQAGLDDQTAA, encoded by the coding sequence ATGGCGGCGAAGTTCGAGCTCAAGAAGTCGAAGAACGACAAGTTTGTCTTCAACCTGCTGGCCGCCAACGGTCAGGTCATCCTGACCAGCGAGATGTACGAATCTCGCGCCAGCGCGCTGGGTGGCATCGAGGCGGTGCGCAAGAACGCTCCGAACGACGGCCGTTTTGGCCGGCTCAGTGCCAAGAACGGGGCGCCGTATTTCACCCTCAAGGCGGGCAATGGCCAGGTGATCGGGCAAAGCCAGATGTATTCGGGTGCCAGGGCGCGGGATGAGGGCATCGAGTCGGTGCAGGTCCATGCCGCGCAGGCCGGGCTGGACGACCAGACGGCTGCTTGA
- the tldD gene encoding metalloprotease TldD — protein sequence MTSRSTTAAPQRAATSQRIDVARELLLTPFGLDEGHLARALAEIRTHQVDDADLYFQYTRSEGWSLEEGIVKTGSFSIDQGVGVRAVSGEKTAFAYSDDISEASLLDAARTVRSISSVAQAGKVRVAPKKVAAGRSLYPGVDPIASLDSTAKVALLERLEQRARAKDPRVAQVMAGLASEYDVVLVARADGTLAADVRPLVRLSVTVIAEQNGRREMGSAGGGGRFGLAYFDDEQMGKYVDEAVNAALVNLESRPAPAGEMTVVLGSGWPGILLHEAIGHGLEGDFNRKGSSAFSGRIGQRVAAKGVTVLDDGTIADRRGSLNVDDEGHASQRNVLIEDGILKGYIQDSLNARLMGVAPTGNGRRESYAHIPMPRMTNTYMLGGDKDPQEIISSIKKGLYASNFGGGQVDITSGKFVFSASEAYWVENGKIQYPVKGATIIGSGPESLKKVTMIGNDMRLDSGVGTCGKEGQSVPVGVGQPTLRIEGLTVGGTA from the coding sequence ATGACTTCCCGCTCTACCACTGCCGCGCCCCAGCGCGCTGCCACCAGCCAGCGCATCGATGTTGCCCGTGAACTGCTGCTGACCCCCTTCGGCCTGGATGAGGGCCACCTCGCCCGTGCCCTGGCCGAGATCCGCACCCACCAGGTGGACGATGCGGACCTGTACTTCCAGTACACCCGCAGCGAAGGCTGGAGCCTGGAAGAGGGCATCGTCAAGACCGGCTCCTTCAGCATCGACCAGGGGGTGGGGGTGCGTGCCGTCAGCGGCGAGAAGACGGCATTCGCCTATTCGGACGACATCTCCGAGGCTTCGCTGCTGGATGCAGCGCGCACCGTGCGGTCTATTTCGTCTGTAGCGCAGGCAGGAAAAGTGCGGGTTGCTCCTAAAAAGGTAGCGGCTGGCCGCAGCCTTTACCCCGGTGTGGACCCGATTGCCTCGCTGGACAGCACCGCCAAGGTAGCGCTGCTGGAGCGGCTGGAACAGCGCGCCCGCGCCAAGGACCCGCGCGTGGCGCAGGTGATGGCGGGGCTTGCCAGCGAATACGACGTGGTGCTGGTGGCGCGCGCCGACGGCACCCTGGCGGCCGATGTGCGACCGCTCGTGCGGCTGTCGGTCACAGTGATTGCCGAGCAGAACGGTCGCCGTGAGATGGGCTCCGCTGGTGGCGGTGGCCGTTTTGGCCTGGCCTATTTCGACGACGAGCAGATGGGCAAGTATGTCGATGAGGCCGTGAACGCGGCCCTGGTCAATCTGGAATCGCGTCCCGCCCCGGCGGGCGAGATGACGGTGGTGTTGGGCTCGGGCTGGCCGGGCATCCTGCTGCACGAGGCCATCGGCCACGGGCTGGAAGGCGACTTCAATCGCAAGGGCTCCAGCGCGTTCAGCGGCCGCATCGGCCAGCGTGTGGCGGCCAAGGGCGTCACGGTGCTGGACGATGGCACCATCGCCGACCGCCGCGGCTCGCTCAATGTGGACGACGAAGGCCACGCCAGCCAGCGCAATGTGCTGATCGAGGACGGCATCTTGAAGGGCTATATCCAGGATTCACTGAATGCGCGACTGATGGGCGTGGCACCCACCGGCAACGGTCGTCGTGAGAGCTACGCCCATATCCCCATGCCGCGCATGACCAACACCTACATGCTGGGCGGCGACAAAGACCCGCAAGAGATCATCTCCAGCATCAAGAAGGGCCTGTACGCCAGCAACTTCGGGGGTGGACAGGTGGACATCACGTCGGGCAAGTTTGTGTTCTCGGCCAGCGAGGCGTATTGGGTGGAGAACGGCAAGATCCAGTACCCCGTCAAAGGTGCCACCATCATCGGCAGCGGCCCCGAGTCGCTCAAGAAGGTGACCATGATTGGTAACGACATGCGACTGGACAGCGGCGTGGGCACCTGTGGCAAGGAAGGCCAGAGCGTGCCCGTGGGCGTGGGTCAACCCACGCTGCGTATCGAAGGCCTGACCGTGGGCGGCACGGCCTGA
- a CDS encoding 3-deoxy-7-phosphoheptulonate synthase — translation MTATTNPTSDAWYRSVEKTSQTDDERIKDITVLPPPEHLIRFFPIGGTPVETLITQTRKNIHNIMAGKDDRLLVVIGPCSIHDPAAAVEYARRLMAVRTQYADTLEIVMRVYFEKPRTTVGWKGLINDPYLDESYRIDEGLRIARQLLIEINRLGMPAGSEFLDVISPQYIGDLISWGAIGARTTESQVHRELASGISAPIGFKNGTDGNIRIATDAIQSASRGHHFLSVHKNGQVAIVNTKGNKDCHVILRGGKTPNYDAASVAAACKDLEAAKLPATLMVDCSHANSSKQHEKQLDVARDVAAQLAGGSRSVFGLMIESHLTAGAQKFTPGKDDPSALEYGKSITDACLGWDTSLQALAELSDAVKARRAR, via the coding sequence ATGACGGCCACTACCAACCCCACCAGCGATGCCTGGTACCGCAGCGTCGAGAAAACCAGCCAGACCGACGACGAACGTATCAAGGACATCACCGTGTTGCCTCCTCCCGAACACCTGATCCGCTTCTTCCCGATTGGCGGCACGCCGGTCGAGACGCTGATCACCCAGACCCGCAAGAACATCCACAACATCATGGCCGGCAAGGACGACCGCCTGCTGGTGGTGATTGGCCCTTGCTCTATTCACGACCCTGCCGCCGCCGTCGAGTACGCCCGCCGCCTCATGGCCGTGCGCACCCAGTACGCCGACACGCTGGAAATCGTGATGCGCGTGTACTTCGAAAAGCCACGCACCACCGTGGGCTGGAAGGGGCTGATCAACGACCCCTACCTGGACGAGAGCTACCGCATCGACGAAGGCCTGCGCATCGCGCGCCAATTGCTCATCGAGATCAACCGCTTGGGCATGCCCGCCGGCAGCGAGTTCCTGGACGTGATTTCGCCCCAGTACATCGGTGACCTGATCAGCTGGGGCGCGATTGGTGCCCGCACGACCGAAAGCCAGGTACACCGCGAGCTGGCCTCTGGTATCTCGGCGCCCATCGGCTTCAAGAACGGCACGGACGGCAACATCCGCATCGCCACCGATGCCATTCAGTCGGCCAGCCGGGGCCACCACTTCCTGTCGGTGCACAAGAACGGCCAGGTCGCCATCGTGAACACCAAGGGCAACAAGGACTGCCACGTGATTTTGCGCGGCGGCAAGACGCCCAACTACGACGCTGCCAGTGTGGCTGCCGCCTGCAAGGACCTCGAAGCTGCCAAGCTGCCAGCCACTCTGATGGTGGACTGCAGCCACGCCAACAGCAGCAAGCAGCATGAAAAGCAGCTGGATGTCGCCCGCGACGTGGCGGCGCAATTGGCAGGTGGTTCGCGCAGCGTCTTCGGCCTGATGATTGAGAGCCACCTGACGGCAGGTGCTCAAAAGTTCACACCCGGCAAGGACGACCCTTCGGCACTCGAATACGGCAAGAGCATCACCGACGCCTGCCTGGGTTGGGACACCTCGCTGCAGGCGCTGGCTGAGCTGTCGGACGCCGTGAAAGCGCGCCGCGCCCGTTGA
- the mpl gene encoding UDP-N-acetylmuramate:L-alanyl-gamma-D-glutamyl-meso-diaminopimelate ligase — MHIHILGICGTFMGGLAALAREAGHKVTGCDAGVYPPMSDQLRALGIDLIEGFGADQLALQPDMFVVGNVVSRARLADGSPKFPLMEAILDAGLPYTSGPQWLAEHVLQGRHVLAVAGTHGKTTTTSMLAWILESAGQQPGFLIGGVPLNFGVSARLGAAQRPAPAATPLGAAPLFVIEADEYDTAFFDKRSKFVHYRPRTAVLNNLEFDHADIFDDLAAIERQFHHLVRTVPPSGRVVVNGLEESLARVLHTGCWSEVTSFGAAVSDFHAVGDPQAFDVVHQGRTVARVEWSLTGVHNQLNALAAMAAAHHVGVAPAQAAAALSSFQNVKRRMELRGTVGGVAVYDDFAHHPTALRTTLDGLRRTLGAGARILAVFEPRSNTMKLGAMKSQLPWALEPADLAFCHTAGLDWDAAQALAPLGVGPGQRAQTAPDIDTLVAQVTQAARPGDHVVCMSNGGFGGIHAKLLQALQK, encoded by the coding sequence ATGCATATACACATACTGGGCATCTGCGGCACGTTCATGGGAGGCCTGGCGGCCTTGGCGCGCGAAGCGGGCCACAAGGTGACGGGCTGCGACGCCGGGGTCTACCCACCCATGAGCGACCAGCTCCGGGCGCTGGGCATCGACCTGATCGAAGGTTTCGGGGCCGATCAGCTCGCGCTCCAGCCCGACATGTTCGTGGTGGGCAACGTCGTCAGCCGTGCACGGCTGGCCGACGGTTCCCCCAAGTTTCCGCTGATGGAAGCCATTCTGGACGCCGGGCTGCCCTACACCAGCGGCCCCCAATGGCTGGCCGAGCATGTGCTGCAAGGCCGCCACGTGCTGGCCGTGGCCGGCACCCACGGCAAGACCACCACCACCTCGATGCTGGCGTGGATTCTGGAATCCGCCGGGCAGCAACCGGGCTTTCTGATCGGCGGGGTGCCGCTGAACTTTGGCGTGTCCGCACGCCTGGGCGCTGCACAGCGCCCCGCGCCCGCCGCCACGCCCCTCGGGGCTGCGCCGCTGTTCGTGATCGAGGCCGACGAATACGACACTGCCTTCTTCGACAAGCGCAGCAAGTTCGTGCACTACCGGCCCCGCACCGCCGTGCTGAACAACCTGGAATTCGACCACGCAGACATCTTTGACGACCTGGCTGCCATTGAGCGCCAGTTTCACCATCTGGTACGCACCGTGCCGCCCTCGGGACGCGTGGTAGTCAATGGCCTGGAAGAAAGCCTGGCCCGAGTGCTGCACACCGGCTGCTGGAGCGAGGTGACCAGCTTTGGCGCCGCCGTCAGCGACTTTCACGCCGTGGGCGACCCGCAGGCGTTTGACGTGGTGCACCAGGGACGTACCGTGGCGCGCGTGGAATGGTCGCTGACCGGCGTGCACAACCAGCTCAATGCGCTGGCAGCCATGGCCGCGGCCCACCATGTGGGCGTTGCGCCCGCACAGGCGGCTGCCGCCCTGAGCAGTTTTCAGAACGTCAAGCGGCGCATGGAGCTGCGCGGCACCGTGGGCGGCGTGGCCGTGTACGACGATTTTGCCCACCACCCCACCGCATTGCGCACCACCTTGGACGGTCTGCGCCGCACTTTAGGCGCTGGCGCACGCATCCTGGCGGTGTTCGAGCCCCGCAGCAACACCATGAAGCTGGGCGCGATGAAAAGCCAGCTGCCTTGGGCGCTGGAGCCCGCCGACCTGGCGTTCTGCCACACAGCGGGGCTGGACTGGGATGCTGCGCAGGCGCTGGCACCGCTGGGCGTCGGCCCTGGCCAGCGCGCCCAGACGGCTCCGGACATCGATACGCTGGTGGCCCAGGTCACCCAGGCCGCGCGCCCGGGCGACCACGTGGTTTGCATGAGCAATGGGGGCTTTGGCGGCATCCATGCCAAGCTCCTGCAGGCGCTACAAAAATAA
- a CDS encoding TlpA disulfide reductase family protein — protein MIQSAESLVPVTSAAAAPSAARRRLLYAGVAGAAALGGAGVAWWKFQPHAVEPGAEQALWGLEFETPAGSTVTMKSLAGKPLLLNFWATWCPPCVEELPMLNAFYREQSAKGWQVLGLAIDQPSAVRKFLTRIPLDFPVGLAGLGGTDLGRSLGNLTGGLPFTVVLGGEGKVLHRKMGQVTAQDLQLWAGLR, from the coding sequence ATGATCCAGTCCGCCGAATCTCTCGTCCCTGTGACTTCTGCTGCCGCAGCACCTTCTGCGGCGCGCAGGCGCTTGTTGTATGCCGGGGTGGCCGGGGCCGCGGCATTGGGTGGGGCGGGTGTTGCATGGTGGAAGTTTCAGCCCCATGCGGTAGAGCCGGGGGCTGAGCAGGCGCTCTGGGGGCTGGAGTTTGAAACGCCTGCCGGGAGCACTGTGACCATGAAGTCCCTGGCGGGCAAGCCGCTGCTGCTCAATTTCTGGGCCACGTGGTGCCCACCCTGCGTGGAAGAGCTGCCCATGCTCAACGCCTTCTATCGCGAACAATCTGCCAAAGGCTGGCAAGTGCTGGGTTTGGCGATTGATCAGCCTTCGGCGGTGCGCAAGTTTCTGACCCGCATTCCGCTCGATTTTCCGGTGGGGCTGGCCGGTTTGGGTGGTACGGATCTGGGGCGGTCGCTGGGCAACCTGACGGGAGGCCTCCCGTTCACGGTGGTCCTGGGCGGGGAGGGGAAAGTGCTGCATCGTAAAATGGGACAAGTGACAGCCCAGGACTTGCAACTCTGGGCAGGTCTGCGCTGA
- the accB gene encoding acetyl-CoA carboxylase biotin carboxyl carrier protein, whose translation MDLRKLKTLIDLVSESNVSELEITEAEGKVRIVKSGGAVVQQYVPAPVAAPVAAPAAAPVAELPAPPAAAAPAGHIVKSPMVGTFYRSSSPGAKAFVEVGSQVKEGETICIIEAMKILNEIEADKSGTVTRILGENGQAVEYGQPLFVIE comes from the coding sequence ATGGATCTGCGAAAACTCAAAACCCTCATCGATCTCGTGTCCGAGTCGAACGTCTCTGAACTCGAAATTACGGAAGCCGAGGGCAAAGTCCGCATCGTCAAGAGCGGTGGTGCCGTGGTTCAGCAGTATGTGCCGGCCCCCGTGGCCGCCCCTGTTGCTGCGCCAGCAGCCGCACCCGTGGCGGAATTGCCAGCCCCTCCCGCCGCAGCAGCCCCCGCAGGCCACATCGTCAAGTCGCCCATGGTGGGCACGTTCTACCGCTCGTCCAGCCCCGGTGCCAAGGCGTTCGTCGAAGTGGGCAGCCAGGTGAAGGAAGGCGAGACCATCTGCATCATCGAGGCGATGAAGATCTTGAACGAGATCGAGGCCGACAAGTCGGGCACGGTCACCCGCATCCTGGGCGAGAACGGCCAGGCGGTGGAATACGGACAACCTTTGTTCGTCATCGAATAA
- the accC gene encoding acetyl-CoA carboxylase biotin carboxylase subunit, whose amino-acid sequence MFKKILVANRGEIALRIQRACSELGIKAVMVYSEADRDAKYVKLAEEAVCIGPAPSPLSYLNMPAIISAAEVTDAEAIHPGYGFLSENADFAERVEKSGFQFIGPTPESIRIMGDKVSAKQAMIRAGVPCVPGSEGELPDDPVQIRRIAKAVGYPVIIKAAGGGGGRGMRVVHTEAALVNAVQMTKAEAGAAFGNPAVYMEKFLQNPRHIEIQILADKHRNAVYLGERDCSMQRRHQKVIEEAPAPGIPRKLIEKIGERCVAACKKIGYRGAGTFEFLYENGEFYFIEMNTRVQVEHPVTEWITGVDIVKTQIMVAAGEKLPFTQRQIEIRGHAIECRVNAEDPYKFIPSPGRITTWHPPGGPGVRVDSHAYTNYFVPPNYDSMIGKIIVHGDTREQALARMRTALSETVIEGINTNVPLHRELMVDAKFMAGGTNIHYLEEWLSQHKR is encoded by the coding sequence ATGTTCAAGAAAATCCTGGTCGCAAACCGAGGGGAGATTGCCCTTCGCATTCAGCGCGCCTGCAGTGAACTCGGGATCAAGGCCGTGATGGTCTATTCCGAGGCCGACCGCGACGCCAAGTACGTCAAGTTGGCCGAAGAGGCTGTCTGCATTGGCCCCGCACCTTCGCCGCTTTCCTACCTCAACATGCCAGCCATCATCTCGGCGGCTGAGGTCACCGACGCCGAGGCCATCCACCCCGGTTATGGTTTCCTGTCCGAGAACGCGGACTTTGCCGAGCGCGTGGAAAAGAGCGGTTTCCAGTTCATCGGCCCCACGCCTGAGTCGATCCGCATCATGGGCGACAAGGTCTCGGCCAAACAGGCGATGATCCGCGCGGGGGTGCCCTGCGTGCCAGGCTCCGAGGGCGAGTTGCCCGACGACCCGGTGCAGATCCGCCGTATCGCCAAGGCGGTGGGCTACCCCGTGATCATCAAGGCCGCAGGCGGCGGCGGTGGCCGGGGTATGCGCGTGGTGCACACCGAGGCTGCCCTGGTCAATGCCGTGCAGATGACCAAGGCCGAGGCGGGTGCAGCGTTTGGCAATCCAGCGGTGTACATGGAGAAGTTCCTCCAGAACCCCCGCCACATCGAGATCCAGATCCTGGCCGACAAGCACCGCAACGCGGTGTACCTGGGCGAGCGGGACTGCTCCATGCAGCGCCGCCACCAGAAGGTGATCGAAGAGGCGCCGGCACCGGGCATTCCGCGCAAGCTGATCGAGAAGATCGGCGAACGCTGCGTGGCTGCCTGCAAGAAGATCGGCTACCGTGGTGCGGGCACGTTCGAGTTCCTGTACGAGAACGGCGAGTTCTACTTCATCGAGATGAACACTCGCGTGCAGGTGGAGCACCCCGTGACCGAGTGGATCACGGGCGTGGACATCGTGAAGACGCAGATCATGGTGGCGGCGGGCGAAAAGCTGCCGTTCACCCAGCGCCAGATCGAGATCCGTGGCCACGCCATCGAGTGCCGGGTGAACGCGGAAGACCCGTACAAGTTCATCCCGTCGCCGGGGCGCATCACCACGTGGCATCCACCGGGAGGCCCTGGCGTGCGCGTGGACTCGCATGCCTACACCAACTACTTTGTGCCGCCGAACTACGACTCGATGATCGGCAAGATCATCGTGCACGGCGACACGCGCGAGCAGGCCCTGGCCCGCATGCGCACGGCGCTGTCCGAAACCGTGATCGAAGGTATCAACACCAATGTGCCGCTGCACCGCGAGCTGATGGTGGACGCCAAGTTCATGGCGGGTGGCACCAACATTCACTACCTGGAAGAGTGGCTGTCGCAGCACAAGCGCTGA
- the prmA gene encoding 50S ribosomal protein L11 methyltransferase, with product MFELSLMCPEDRIEAVSDALDALDALSVSVEDADAQTDAEQALFGEPGMPPPKDGWQRSRVVALFPSEVAAREAQQLLVVQDFFVGCQVLGVAQVPEQDWVRLTQSQFAPVDITPDFWIVPTWHELPAQAVRSIRLDPGLAFGTGTHPTTRMCLRWIARHGATQPGQGNPLGRVLDYGCGSGILAIGAAKFGATDIDAVDIDPSAVESTVQNAQANEVLLQAGLPDKAMGEYQTVLANILATPLRVLAPLLCSYVTAGGNLVLAGILERQADELKEAYAPWLPLEVADAEDGWILMTARR from the coding sequence ATGTTTGAGCTGAGTCTGATGTGTCCCGAGGACCGGATTGAAGCGGTCAGCGATGCGCTGGATGCGCTGGATGCGCTCTCCGTGTCAGTGGAAGACGCCGACGCCCAGACCGACGCCGAACAGGCGCTGTTTGGCGAGCCCGGCATGCCGCCGCCGAAGGATGGCTGGCAACGCAGCCGCGTGGTCGCTTTGTTTCCGTCCGAGGTGGCGGCCCGCGAGGCGCAACAGTTGCTGGTGGTGCAGGACTTCTTTGTCGGCTGCCAGGTACTGGGTGTGGCCCAGGTGCCCGAGCAGGACTGGGTGCGGCTGACGCAGTCGCAGTTTGCGCCCGTGGACATCACCCCCGATTTCTGGATCGTGCCCACCTGGCATGAGCTGCCGGCCCAGGCAGTGCGCAGCATCCGGCTGGACCCCGGCCTGGCGTTTGGCACGGGCACGCACCCCACTACGCGCATGTGCCTGCGATGGATTGCGCGCCACGGCGCTACGCAGCCTGGGCAGGGCAACCCGCTGGGGCGGGTGCTGGACTATGGGTGTGGGTCCGGCATTCTGGCGATCGGCGCCGCCAAGTTCGGTGCCACGGACATTGATGCCGTGGATATCGACCCGTCTGCGGTGGAGTCCACGGTACAGAATGCCCAGGCAAACGAGGTCCTGCTACAGGCAGGCCTTCCTGACAAGGCGATGGGCGAGTACCAGACCGTGTTGGCCAATATTCTGGCAACTCCATTGCGCGTGTTGGCACCGTTGTTGTGCAGCTATGTGACTGCGGGGGGGAATCTAGTTCTGGCGGGCATTCTGGAGCGCCAGGCGGACGAGCTCAAGGAGGCCTATGCACCCTGGCTCCCCCTGGAGGTGGCGGACGCCGAAGACGGCTGGATCCTGATGACTGCGCGTCGCTGA
- a CDS encoding DUF3426 domain-containing protein, protein MYSTVLPESDAVVHDVTPGASDVVPGSFPPAPALVNPAGYELPFAELRDSDAILDASLNADTKGAAGLSAELAPPQAAPVSLAPSFSLDTATPGDAQGAEPAPAAAAEPASPAPALPSVDFVPKADEAEPSAMKLVKDDSHADVLQARLGHSVDDDDETDAPQSDPEVSFVVAARRKAFWRKPAVRTVLGLVFVVSLLGLALQIVVQERDGIAALDMRTRPWLVMLCEPLHCELAPVRQIADVVIDSSSFNKARGDSYQLALTMKSMATIPLAMPAVELTLTDAQDQPVLRRVLLPTDMAAPAELPAKGEWGTSVSVLVTTGGARVAGYRLLAFYP, encoded by the coding sequence TTGTACTCTACCGTCCTGCCGGAATCCGATGCCGTGGTGCACGACGTCACGCCAGGAGCAAGCGATGTGGTCCCTGGATCGTTCCCGCCCGCTCCTGCGCTCGTGAACCCGGCGGGCTACGAATTGCCCTTTGCAGAACTTCGCGATTCCGATGCAATTCTGGACGCATCCTTGAATGCGGATACCAAGGGCGCTGCCGGCCTCTCGGCAGAACTTGCGCCGCCGCAAGCAGCGCCGGTTTCTCTCGCTCCTTCCTTCAGCCTGGACACAGCAACCCCGGGCGATGCGCAGGGGGCTGAGCCTGCACCTGCGGCTGCGGCTGAACCAGCCTCTCCCGCGCCCGCGCTGCCTTCCGTGGACTTTGTGCCCAAGGCGGATGAGGCCGAGCCCTCGGCCATGAAGCTGGTGAAGGACGATTCGCACGCGGACGTCCTGCAGGCAAGGCTTGGACATTCCGTTGATGACGATGACGAGACTGACGCCCCACAGTCGGACCCCGAGGTCAGTTTTGTGGTGGCTGCGCGCCGCAAAGCCTTCTGGCGCAAGCCGGCGGTTCGGACGGTGTTGGGGCTCGTGTTTGTTGTCTCGCTGCTGGGCCTGGCCCTGCAGATTGTGGTGCAGGAGCGCGATGGCATCGCAGCCCTGGACATGCGCACCCGGCCCTGGCTGGTGATGCTGTGCGAGCCCTTGCATTGCGAACTCGCACCGGTGCGCCAGATTGCCGATGTGGTCATCGACAGTTCCTCCTTCAACAAAGCCCGGGGCGACAGTTACCAGCTGGCGCTGACGATGAAGAGCATGGCCACCATTCCGCTGGCGATGCCTGCGGTGGAGCTGACTCTGACTGATGCGCAGGACCAGCCTGTGTTGCGGCGGGTTCTGCTGCCCACCGACATGGCAGCTCCGGCGGAGCTGCCCGCGAAGGGCGAGTGGGGCACCTCCGTATCGGTGCTTGTGACCACGGGCGGCGCGCGCGTGGCGGGCTACCGGTTGCTGGCGTTCTATCCCTGA
- a CDS encoding carbohydrate kinase family protein, whose amino-acid sequence MAALICGSLAFDTIMTFEGRFAEQILPDQLHILNVSFLVPSLRRDFGGCAGNIAYSLKLLGGEPLPMAMLGSDGADYLQRLESLGISARHVGQVQDTYTAQAMIMTDRDNNQITAFHPGAMMQAHANRIGADSSVGVGIVAPDGRDAMLEHAAQFVAAGIPFVFDPGQGLPMFNGQELAQFIDQATWVTVNDYEGKMLCDRTGWSLADISRKVRGLVVTLGAEGCEVWVDGDKTHVPPVKPAAVVDPTGCGDAWRGALLFGLEKGWPLVRCAELGNRVGALKIAQRGPQNYTLDFDPLA is encoded by the coding sequence ATGGCTGCCCTCATTTGTGGTTCCCTTGCGTTCGACACCATCATGACTTTCGAGGGGCGGTTTGCCGAGCAGATCCTGCCGGACCAGCTCCACATCCTGAATGTGTCTTTCCTGGTCCCGTCGCTGCGCCGCGACTTCGGGGGGTGTGCAGGCAATATTGCCTACAGCCTCAAACTGCTGGGCGGCGAGCCGCTGCCCATGGCCATGCTGGGCAGTGACGGTGCCGACTATTTGCAGCGGCTGGAGTCGCTGGGGATCAGCGCTCGCCATGTCGGGCAGGTGCAGGACACCTACACCGCGCAGGCGATGATCATGACGGACCGTGACAACAACCAGATCACGGCCTTCCACCCTGGCGCCATGATGCAGGCCCATGCCAACCGCATTGGTGCAGACAGCAGCGTCGGCGTGGGGATCGTCGCGCCGGACGGGCGCGACGCCATGCTGGAACATGCTGCCCAGTTCGTTGCAGCGGGCATCCCGTTTGTGTTCGATCCGGGTCAGGGCTTACCCATGTTCAATGGGCAGGAACTGGCGCAGTTCATTGATCAGGCCACCTGGGTCACCGTCAATGACTATGAGGGAAAAATGCTCTGCGACCGCACTGGCTGGTCGCTGGCCGATATTTCCCGCAAGGTGCGGGGCCTGGTGGTGACGCTGGGCGCCGAGGGTTGCGAGGTCTGGGTGGATGGTGACAAGACCCATGTCCCTCCCGTGAAACCTGCCGCCGTGGTGGACCCTACGGGCTGTGGCGATGCCTGGCGCGGCGCGCTGCTGTTTGGTCTGGAAAAGGGCTGGCCACTCGTACGTTGTGCCGAATTAGGCAACCGGGTGGGCGCTCTCAAGATCGCGCAGCGTGGCCCACAGAACTACACGCTGGATTTCGATCCGCTGGCATAA
- a CDS encoding histone gives MATAKKPAAKKAAPAKKATTAKPVAAKKAAPAKKAAAPAKKAAPAKKAVAAKKAAPAKKAAAPAKKAAPAKKAVAAKKAAPAKKAAAPAKKAAPAKKAVAAKKAAPAKKAAAPAKKAAPAKKAVAAKKAAPAKKAAAPAKKAAPAKKAVAAKKAAPAKAAPAKKAAPAKKAPKAPAPAAAAPAAQTTLNPQAAWPFPTGNKP, from the coding sequence ATGGCAACTGCGAAAAAACCGGCCGCTAAGAAGGCTGCTCCCGCGAAAAAGGCTACAACGGCCAAACCCGTAGCCGCAAAGAAGGCTGCACCTGCCAAGAAGGCAGCAGCACCGGCAAAGAAAGCCGCTCCTGCCAAGAAGGCCGTAGCCGCGAAGAAGGCTGCACCTGCCAAGAAGGCAGCAGCACCGGCAAAGAAAGCCGCTCCTGCCAAGAAGGCCGTAGCCGCGAAGAAGGCTGCACCTGCCAAGAAGGCAGCAGCACCGGCAAAGAAAGCCGCTCCCGCCAAGAAGGCCGTAGCCGCGAAGAAGGCTGCACCTGCCAAGAAGGCAGCAGCACCGGCAAAGAAAGCCGCTCCTGCCAAGAAGGCCGTAGCCGCGAAGAAGGCTGCACCCGCCAAGAAGGCAGCAGCACCGGCAAAGAAAGCCGCTCCTGCCAAGAAGGCCGTAGCCGCGAAGAAGGCTGCACCCGCCAAGGCTGCCCCCGCAAAGAAAGCTGCACCGGCCAAGAAGGCCCCCAAGGCGCCTGCCCCTGCGGCGGCTGCCCCTGCTGCACAGACCACCCTGAACCCTCAGGCGGCCTGGCCCTTCCCTACGGGCAACAAGCCCTGA